DNA sequence from the Treponema primitia ZAS-1 genome:
ATAGTAAAACCTATACCTTAATCGCGGGAGCGGCCTCCGTAGGGGATGCCGGCCAGTCCGGTATAACCCTCTCGGCGGTACACAAACCCGTTGTCACCTGGGCTGAACTCAAACAAGCCCTGGACCGGATACCCCCGGCCTCTACCGGCTTTGCCCCGGACGGTGAAAGCGTCCTGAGCATCGGCGCTTCTTTTACTGCCGCAGCCGATCCCGGAACCATCGTTTTAACCAAGCCCATTACCCTGAAGGCGGATACCGCGCCCCAAACTATTACCCGGGGAACGGGGATGTCAGGCGCGTTCTTTGACATACAAAGCGGCGGGAGCCTTACCCTGGGCGAAACTTCCGCAGCAAGTCTATTGACCCTAAACGGGGACTTCGTAACAGCCGTCGACGCGCTTGTCACCGTGAATGGCGGAAGCCTGGTTATGAATGATAATGCGCTTATCGCCAACAATACAAACTACGGCGTTTCTGTAAATACCGGCGGTTTTACCATGTCCGGGAGCGCCCAGGTGGCGCAAAACAATCCGGTGTACCTTGCGGCGGGGCGGGCAATTATCCTGGGCGGCGACTTGACCCAGTCGCCTGCGGCTGCCATCGCCTTACCGGCTTCTACGGCCCTTGACGCCCAGGTTCTGGAAGGATCCGCCTACCTCAGCGGGAATCACCGTAAGTTTACCATTGCCGGCTATGATCCCGACGTGCGCTGGGTGAATGCCCAGGGGAAACTGGAGTTTGTGAAGTTCCTTGAGGGAACGCTCTCCCTGTCCGCTTTCTCAGGCGGGACCGCCTTGGCGATTACGGTCAAGGCCTACAGCGCCGGCTTTACGGCGCCGCTTGACGCCGATACCGCCGTCAATACCGGCGGGACCTGGACCTGGAAAGCGAAAGTCCCGCTCGCCCAAAACGCCATAGATTTTCTGGCGATCATTACGACAGCGGATGGCAAAACCTATACCGTAATCGCGGGGACCGTGAGCTCCGCAGGGGACCAGTCCGGTATAAGCCTCTCTGTGACGTATAACCCCATCGTCAGTTGGGCGGGACTCAAAGAGGCCATTGATCGGATACCCCCGGCCTCTACCGCCGACTTTACCCCGGCTGACGAAAGCGTCCTGGTCATCGGCGCTAGTTTTACTGCCACAGCCGCTCCGGGAACCATCGTTTTAAACAAGGCCATTACCCTGAAGGCGGATACTACATCAGACCGGAACATTACCCGGGAAACGGGGATGACCGGCGCGTTCTTTGACATACAAAGCGGCGGCAGCCTTACCCTGGGTGAAACTTCCGCAGTAAAGCTATTAACCCTGGACGGGGGTTCCGTAACAGCCGCCGCCGCGCTTGTCGCCGTGAATGGCGGAAGCCTGGTTATGAATAATAATGCGCTTATCGCCAACAATACAAATTACGGCGTTTCTGTAAATACCGGCGGTTTTACCATGTCCGGGAGCGCCCAGGTGGCGCAAAATAACCCGGTGTACCTTGCGGCGGGGCGGACAATCACCCTGGGCGGCGCCTTGACCCAGACACTCACGGCTGCCATCGCCTTACCGGCTTCTACCGCCCTTGACGCTCAGGTTCTGGATGGAGCCATCAGCGGAAATAACGATAAGTTTACCATTGCCGGCTATGACCCCGATGTGCGCTGGGTGAATGCCGCCGGGCAACTGGAGCAGCTTTCCTTGGTCCTGGAGGGAACGCTCTCACTGACTGATTTCTCAGGCGGCGCCCCTTCGGTGATTACGGTCAGCGCCTACAGCGACGCTACCTTTACCTCTACCTCGGCGCTTGACTCTGTTTCCGCCGTCAATGCCGGAACCTGGACCTGGAAAGTGAAAGTCCCGGTCACTTGCACCAACGCATATTTTCTGGCGGCCATTACGGCGGGCGGCAAAACCTATACCCTAATCGTGGGGACGACCTCCGTAGAGGGCACCAGCAAGTCCGGTATAGACCTCTCTGCGGTGTATAAACCCGTCACCAGTTGGGCGGAACTCAAGCAGGCCCTTGGTCGGATACCTGCCTTTACCAGCTTTGTCCCGGGCGAGGAAAGCGTCCTGGTCATCGGCGCTTCTTTTGATGCAACCGATTCCATCGTTTTAAACAAGGCCATTACCCTGAAGGCGGATTCCTCAGACCAGAGCATTACCCGGGGAACGGGGATGACCGGCGCATTCTTTGACATACAAAGCGGTGGCAGCCTTACCCTGAGCGAAACTTCCGCAGCAAAGCTATTGACATTAAACGGGGGCTCCGTGACAGCCGCCGCCGCGATTATCGCCGTGAATGGCGGAAGCCTGATTATGAAAGATAAAGCGAGCATCACTAACAATACAAGCTACGGCGTTTCTGTGAATACCGGCAGTTTTACTATGTCCGGGAGCGCCCAGGTGGCGCAAAATAATCCGGTGTACCTTGAAACGGGGCGGACAATCGCCCTGGGTGGCGCCTTGACCCAGACGACTGCGGCTGCTATCACTTGGGTACCGGCGACTTATACCGCTAATACACCGGTTCTGGATGGAACCATCAGCGGAAATAACACGAAGTTTACCATTGCCGGCTATGACCCTGCGGTGCGTTATGTGGATACTAACGGGAAACCGGCGCAGCGTGAACCTTCCATAACCTGTGTGATCGGCTATTCTCAGCTTTCATTTAGCGGCGCTGCCGTGGCGGTTGACCGCGACGCAATGGTAACCGTGACGGCCCTAAATGCCACGGGCCTAATGTTAAGCGGCTGGACCGCATCAGGGCGGGATTATAGGGGAGCCCGAATCACCCTTTCCAATGTAACCGGCGCCACCGGAAGCCTCACATTTACCGCCCCATCGGCTGCGGGGGAGTATGATATAACCATAACGGTTAGCGTTAACGGCAAAATCCATTCAGGAAATTTCAGGCTTAGGGTGCGAGCATGAGCGGGAACATACACATGAACAGGAAAACAATTAAGCGGCGTATTCTTTTTACCCTTCTTCCGGGGATACTTTTTCTCGCCTCCTGCGCCCAACCCCTGGCGCATTACCCCAAAACCGAACCGGGGACACCGGGGACCGTGACCATACGCCTGAGCCTCGGAACAGGGCTTGCCCGCACTGCAGTACCGACAATAGACCCCGGGTTTTATGCCGTGAGAATTACCGATACTTCGGACACCGTTACCTATGGCTCAGGCTCGGACGCGAGCGGAATTGTTTCTGTCTCCTTTTCGACTCCCCCCGATGCGACGGTAATTTCGGTAAACATTATTGCTGAAGCTTATGCCGTAGAAGGCGGTCTCCTCTTGGCCCAGGGCAAAAAAGAATCCTTTCCAAGCTCCAGCCTGGGGGATTCATCTATCACGGTTACCCTTAACCTGGTCGACCCCGGCTCCGGAACCGGGGATATACGCCTGACCCTCAGGTTTCAGGAACCCGCTGATCCCGC
Encoded proteins:
- a CDS encoding beta strand repeat-containing protein — its product is MTNYTGPKKISAVLFLGCLIFSACSNIFESSNRSADSIPPGKGRVIVKIGNSSNASIRTLMPLDIPVFSKYELDFTAAGQVPFSETVSSSAGIARLTGSGFPVDLAPAVWSLTLTAFVSNGGAYLRAAQNTITLDVIDGALTLQTITVDPIPITQGGDGLFHWNLAVSGVSYTGTLTVAKEGGSAVLSKNFPADNLTGTAAVPAGYYVMILELTNDANKTARRVEVVHIYPGLTTNGDFNFSAGDFVTQKYLEGTLSLSDFSSGAVSALTVRAYSSGFTELLDTTTTAAAGTWKMKVPVTHNDVDFLAIITTTDSKTYTLIAGAASVGDAGQSGITLSAVHKPVVTWAELKQALDRIPPASTGFAPDGESVLSIGASFTAAADPGTIVLTKPITLKADTAPQTITRGTGMSGAFFDIQSGGSLTLGETSAASLLTLNGDFVTAVDALVTVNGGSLVMNDNALIANNTNYGVSVNTGGFTMSGSAQVAQNNPVYLAAGRAIILGGDLTQSPAAAIALPASTALDAQVLEGSAYLSGNHRKFTIAGYDPDVRWVNAQGKLEFVKFLEGTLSLSAFSGGTALAITVKAYSAGFTAPLDADTAVNTGGTWTWKAKVPLAQNAIDFLAIITTADGKTYTVIAGTVSSAGDQSGISLSVTYNPIVSWAGLKEAIDRIPPASTADFTPADESVLVIGASFTATAAPGTIVLNKAITLKADTTSDRNITRETGMTGAFFDIQSGGSLTLGETSAVKLLTLDGGSVTAAAALVAVNGGSLVMNNNALIANNTNYGVSVNTGGFTMSGSAQVAQNNPVYLAAGRTITLGGALTQTLTAAIALPASTALDAQVLDGAISGNNDKFTIAGYDPDVRWVNAAGQLEQLSLVLEGTLSLTDFSGGAPSVITVSAYSDATFTSTSALDSVSAVNAGTWTWKVKVPVTCTNAYFLAAITAGGKTYTLIVGTTSVEGTSKSGIDLSAVYKPVTSWAELKQALGRIPAFTSFVPGEESVLVIGASFDATDSIVLNKAITLKADSSDQSITRGTGMTGAFFDIQSGGSLTLSETSAAKLLTLNGGSVTAAAAIIAVNGGSLIMKDKASITNNTSYGVSVNTGSFTMSGSAQVAQNNPVYLETGRTIALGGALTQTTAAAITWVPATYTANTPVLDGTISGNNTKFTIAGYDPAVRYVDTNGKPAQREPSITCVIGYSQLSFSGAAVAVDRDAMVTVTALNATGLMLSGWTASGRDYRGARITLSNVTGATGSLTFTAPSAAGEYDITITVSVNGKIHSGNFRLRVRA